From Anaerococcus urinomassiliensis:
GGAAGAATTTGGTTTTGCAAGTGATATTAAAAATACAAATGCTTATAAAATCTCCACTTATAGTAGAGATATCAAGGACTTCTATGAGGATATATTATCCTACAAAAACTCAATTCCTGCCCTAAGTATGGGAAGTTACAGGCAAATTTTTGCAAATGATTCGGATATCTATGCTTATATCAGAAGCTATAATGGAGAAAAAGTTGTTGTTTTTGGTAATTTCAGCCAAAAGGAAGTACTAGTAGACATCAGATTTCATTTTATAGACCTATACGATTTTTCTTATTTAATTGGCAACTATGGCAAAAGAAGAATAGTAAAAAATCTACTATTAAGGCCTTTTGAATTTGTGGCATTTGTTAAAGAATAATATATGATTGCACTTATTTGTAAAGTTAGCTTAAACTTGTAAAATATATCTATTAATAAGGAGAGTTTATGAAAATTTTAGTATTTGGATTGGGTTATGTGGGCTTGGCCAACGCTATCTTACTTAGCCAATCAAACCAAGTTATTGGTATAGAAGTTAATGAAGAAAGAATAAATTTAATTAATAATAAAAAATCACCTCTAAGAGATGAGTATATAGAAAGCTACCTAGCAGAAAAAGATTTGGATTTCACTGCAAAAAAAGAATATGAAAATGATTTAAAAGATGCTGACTTGGCTATACTTGCCTTGCCAACAAATTATGATGAAGAGACTAAATTTTTTGATACATCTTATGTTGATGAGGCAATAGGAAATATCAAGAGAATAAATAATGATTTGCCTATTTTGATCAAATCAACCATACCAGTTGGCTACACGGCTGGCCAAAGTAAGAAATATGCAAGTGACAGTATAATATTTTCACCAGAATTCCTAAGGGAAGGTAAGGCACTTTATGATAGCTTAAATCCATCTAGGATAATTGTGGGGGACAAAACTGAATTAGGTCAAAAAATTGCCAATTTATACAAAGACCAAGCTCTTAATAATCCAGAAATTTTATTTATGGATTCAACAGAAGCTGAAGCGGTAAAATTATTTTCCAATACCTATCTTGCTATGCGAGTATCATATTTTAATGAGCTTGACACCTTTGCAGAAATCAAAGGTCTTTCTACAAAAGATATTATAGAGGGTGTTTCTACTGATCCAAGGATAGGCAACTATTACAACAATCCATCTTTTGGTTATGGTGGATATTGTTTGCCAAAAGATACTAAGCAACTTTATGCAAATTTTGAAAATGTTCCAAATTCAATGTTTGGTGCAGTAATCGAATCAAATCAAATCAGAAAAGATTATATAAGTGATAGGATCCTTAGAGATAAGCCAAAGACAGTTGGTATCTATAGGCTTACCATGAAAAAGGATTCTGATAATTTCAGAAAATCGGCTATTTTTGATGTCATAGAAAATATTAAAGATAAGAGCGAAGTAGTAATTTATGAGCCAAATCTTGATATTGATTGTTTCGAAGGACTAAAAGTAGAAAATGACCTAGAGGAGTTCAAAAAGCTAGATATCATAGTTGCTAATAGATTAGCCGATGAACTTTTGGATATAAAAGAGAAAGTTTATACAAGGGATATCTTTAATAAGGACTGATAATTTCAAATGAAGCTATAATCATTTTTGGATTAGCTTCATTTTTTTAACGGCATTTTAGATTAAGACACATATCCTAGGGTAAGTAATTATTAAAATAAAAGAAACGAAAGGAAGCCTATGACAGAGAAAAAAGAGAAATACATACCACAAGTTCATTCGAAATTAAGAAAATCATTCATTACTGTTCCTAAGGAAGTATACCAAGCCTCAGGAATCAAAATTTTTGAGAAAAGAATAAAATCCCTACTTTTTACAACAGATTTAGCTATCATCAGGAACACAAATGCAGATAGCATAATGGCTGTTTATCCCTATACTCCACAAAGCTCTATAGCAAATGCTATTTTAAGCGTTTCTAATGTTCCTTGCTTTATAGGTATAGGGGGAGGCGTTACCCAAGGTTTGAGATCAAAATATGTTGCAATAGATGCTGAACTTTCTGGTGCCTATGGAGTCGTAGTAAATGCACCGATGCCTAATGATGATATCAAGGAAATATCAGAATTTGTGGATATCCCACTTATAGCAACTATCACAACAGCAAAGGATGATTACATAGGTAAGATTCAAGCTGGAGCTGAGATACTTAATATCTCTGGGGGCAAATATACAGCTGACTTGGTAAGAGAAGTTAGAGAAAATATTGGAAATGCCTTTCCTATAATTGCGACAGGTGGTAAAGATGGTGAACAAATATTAGAAACCATTCAAGCTGGTGCCAATGCCATTAGCTATACTCCACCATCAAGTGCAGAAGTTTTTGGTCAAATGATGGATAAGTATAGAAATGAAGATATTGGAGAATAGCTAAAGGAAAAGATTATATGTACGAAGGATATATTACTGATATAAAAGGAATAAAGATAGGCCATGCTCAAAATTTAAAAGCTGGTACAGGTCTGACTGTTTTGATACCTCCAAAGGGCAATACTTGCTCTGTCGAAGTCAGAGGATCAGCACCAGGAAGTCGTGAAACTGATTTATTAGATCCAATAAATACTGTCGAATCTGTCAATGCCCTCATATTAAGTGGTGGATCAGCTTATGGCTTGGATGCTGCAAGTGGAGTGATGAAGGCCCTAGAAAAAGATGGACAAGGTTTGGATGTTGGAGTAGGCATAGTTCCTATAGTTAGCCAAGCTGTCCTATTTGACCTGGCCTACAAGGATTACAAGATTAGACCAGATGCGAAGATGGGAATCGAGGCTTATAATAATGCATCTTTTGATGAAAATAGGCAGGGGGTTATTGGGGCTGGAACTGGAGCTACAGTTGGCAAAATCCTAGGAATGGACCATATTATGAAATCTGGCCTAGGCTCTGCTACTATAAAAGAAGGTGAGTTAGTAGTATCTGCCATTGTTGCTGTTAATGCTTTTGGTGACATATATGATTATGATAAAAAGGTCCAAACAGCAGGTCCAATCGTAAATGGACAAATTCTAAAAACAACAGATGCCATGAGTAAGGTTATGGCTGATTTTTCAGATTTGGCCAATAGAAACACAACCATAGGTATAGTTGCAACAAATGCTAGTTTTGATAAGACTAAGCTTAAAAAGATTGCCCAAATGACTCACGATGGCTTTGCAAGAGCTATAAATCCTGTTCATACAGGCTTTGATGGTGATACAGTATTTTCTCTTTCTACTAATGAAATATCAGCTGATTTGAACATGGTTGGAGTAATGGCAGCAGATGCTATGAGCCGTGCAATTGCCAATGCAATTTATTTTTCAAAAGATTAATAAAATTTGCTCTGGTAATAAAGCTATGCTATACTAGGACAGTAAAATAGTATAATACTTGATATTCGGGGTGCGTTTTGCTGAGATTATACCCGCTAACCTGATCAACGTAATTGTTGCGAAGGGAAATAGTTTAATAGTGGATATCTCTTTTTCCGAATACAAGTAGGAAAAGGAGTTTTTTTATGTCAAAAATAGATTATGTAGATTATTCCAATACTAGTTGTGGTATACCCGGATCAAAGCTTGGAATATCAGGAGCGAGATTTAGCTTATCACCTATGTCTGATGATTTTATAGAAATTATCCTGGATTCTTTAGATAAAACTGATACCTCAAATATTTGGTCCCAAACGGATAACACTTCCACAGTCTATAGAGGAAATACAAAAGCTTTATTTGACGCTCTCAAAGCTTTTTATATCAATGCTTATAAAAAAGATGTTCATATGAGTATGACACTAACCTTATCCAAAGGATGTCCTGGGGATACTGATGCTGATTATTTATTAGAAGCAGAAGATAGAAAAATAAATGAAGAATTTATAAAAGATAAACACTTTGATCTTACAGGAAAATTTGCCCTATATATATTTGGTGATAACAATTATATGAGCGAGATAGAGACAGTTGTAAATAAGGGAATAGATATGGGTGTCATAGCAGGTACAGGTCATTATGTCACATTCCTTAAGGCTGATGTTCATGATATTTTCAATTACTTAGAAGAAATATATACTTACTTAGAAAATAGAGTTAGTCACTTTGTAATTGAATCCCAACTACTTTGCAATTTACCGGAAGAAAATTAGGAGGCTTATATGAATAAAAATAAATTTCAGACGCGTGATTACGTGTTAATGGGCCTTTTATCAGTTATCTATGGTCTTATATATCTTGGAGCAGTATACCTAGGTGCTTTTACAACAACAGCTCTGACTCCTTCTGGTTATGGAATATTAGGTTATGAGCCATATTATGGAATTTGGTTTATGGCTTCTGTAACAGCTACCTACATTATAAAGAAACCATTGGTAGGTGTTGTTACAGAAGTGATCGCAGCTCTAATAGAGGTTCTCCTAGGCAATATGTTTGGACCGATGGTAATTGTAAGTGGTATTATTCAAGGCCTTGGGGTAGAGCTTGCCTTTAAAATGGGTGGTTATAAGGATTATTCATATAAAACAACAATACTTGCAGCTATTTTTTGTACTATATTTACATTCTTATGGACAGGTTTTAGAAACCAATACTGGACACTTGACTTATCAATAGTTTTATTAATCTTTGTGATTAGATTAATATCTTCGCTACTATTCACAGGATTTTTATCAAAATTTATATGCGATAAGCTATATCAAACTGGAGTAATAAGTGAAAGAGCGAGCTAGTAGCCTGCTTACTATCGACAATCTTTCTCTTAAGATAAGTGATAAGAGTATACTAAAAAATATAAATCTTGATATTAAAAAAGGTGAGATTGTATTACTATGTGGCAAGAGTGGATCCGGAAAATCTACTCTTGCTTCAGTTTTAAGTGGATATTATAAAAATATGGCGGCATCGATTGAATATGATACGTTGTCTATATTGAATAATAACTTAGAATCATTTGAAACCTATGAACGTCATCCATATTTAGTGGTATCTTTTCAAAACGCAAGGCTCTCGTTATGTACACAAAACTTAAGAGAAGAATTAATATTCGTATTAGAAAATCTTGAAACTGATAGAAACTTTATTGATAAAGCTGTAATCAACCAGGCGGAGAAACATGGAATAGTAAATTTATTAGATCAAGATTTTGATACCTTATCAGGAGGGCAGTTACAAAGGGTAGCTTTTTGTGCCATAGATTTGATAGAAAGCAATCTTTATGTCCTTGATGAGCCATTTGCAAATATAGATGATAATTCCACCTACGATTTACAAAAAATTATTAGGGGAAGACTAGATGAAGGGTCATCGTATTTAATTATCGACCATAGACTCGAACTTTGGAATTTCGTAGATAGGATTGTTATTATAGACCATGACGGCAGAATAGTGGATGATAATATAAACCCTAAAAATATTAGTCAGAAGCAAAAAAAATTATTAATAGAAAATGGACTAATATTTGATGGTAAGATATCTCAGAAGAAAAATTTAAACACGGGAATTGAATTTTTAAAAACACATTGCTTAAGTTTATCCTATGATACAGATAAAGGACCAAAATCAATAATTGAAGATAGTAGTTTTTCTTTACCAGCAAATAAATTAATAGCTCTAACTGGAGATAGTGGAGCAGGAAAAAGCACTTTGTTTAAAGTTTTACTAAAACAACTTTCTTATAATGGGTCCCTAAAGATTTGGGATAAAGAACTTAAATCATATAAAAAAAAGGACTTGCTTAGTAGAATCGGCTTGGTTTTTCAAGACCCTACCCTACAGTTTGTAACAACAAATGTATTGGAAGAATTTACTGGTCAAAGAAATTATGAAGATGTTAGCCAAAAAAGCAAAGATTTACTAAAAACATATAGGCTTCACTCTTATACAGAGAAATCTCCATGGATGCTTTCCCAAGGTGAGCAAAGACGACTTGCGGTTATTACAATGCTTTCATTAGATAAGGATTTATTATTGGTTGATGAGCCTACCTACGGTCAGGATTTTAAAAATGCTAGTCTTATAATGGATGACTTAAAGAATCTATCAAAAGATATAACTATCATATTTACTAGCCATGATAAAAATTTGATAAAAGCATATAAAGATGTTGAGTACAGAATAATTGACAAGAAGGTGGTGCGGATTGATTGATAAAATGAACCCTAGCTATAAAACTATAAGTATATTTCTAAGCTCTCTTATAATAGGATTTTTTAATTCATATAAGCTAAACTTCATTGTTATAGGATTGGGATTATTATTCTTGATTACATCAAAGAGGGTCAAATTTAGAAGGCTTATCATAGCATTAATACCTGTCATTCTCCTATCATTAAGCTTCTTTATGGCTGGGTATAAATTTTCAGCATCAGGCCTTACTGCATCAGTAAATGATAATTTGGATGGCAATTTCTACAATGGTCTAGTACTAGGTTCAAGAATTGCAGCTTACGCACTATTAGGGATATCTTATTCGATGACAACAGACTCAAAAGAGCTGGTATATAGCTTTATTCAACAATTAAATTTATCTGATAACCTAGCTTTTGGTATTTTATCATCCATTAATATGATACCTAAACTTAAAGATGAATTAGAAATGATAAAGTTATCATATGATATTAGAGGGATTAGATATGGGTTTTTAAATATTAGACCAATTTTTACTCTTTTAGTTAGATCAGTTAGATTTTCTGATAACATCGCTTCATCTATGGAGGCAAAGGGATTTGGTGGTAAGAGGTCAAACTATGTAATTATGGAAGTTAGTACCAGTGATTATATCCAAGCTATAGCATTTCCACTTATAATATTAATATTAGGAATATTAGGAATATGATTATTAATAATCTTGACAATATTAATTGATGCTAGTAGAATATACCAGTAACACTCTACTCCGTAAGAAATTAACGGGGTCATAGACCATAGGGAGGTGAAAAAATGAATAAATACGAAGCAGTTATAATTTTTAAACCTGATATGACTGATCAAGGTAGAACTGACCTACTAGATAGATTTAAAACTATCATAGAAGAAAATGGTACAGTTACTAACGTTGATGACTGGGGAAAAAGAAGATTAGCTTACGAGATTAATGACATCAGAGATGGTTATTATTACATCGTAGAATTTGATTCTCTTCCAGACCATATCAGAGAATTTGAAAGAAGACTAAGACTTTCAGATTTTGTATTAAGATACATGGTTATCAGAAAAGAGGACTAATCAATGAATAGAGTTATACTTATTGGAAGACTTACTAGAGATCCAGAATTAAGATATACTCAAAATAACCAAGCAGTTGCTACATTTACCCTAGCAGTTGATAGAAGACTAAGCAGGGAAAAAAGACAAGAAGCAGAATCTCAAAATCGTCCAACAGCTGATTTTATCCGTATTACAGTATGGGGTCAGCAAGGTGAAAATGCATCAAGATACTTAAGAAAAGGAAGTCAATGTGCTGTAGAAGGTAGCATAAATACAGGTAGCTATCAAGACAAAGACACAGGCAAAACTATCTATACAACAGATATTTGGGCCAACAATGTCGAGTTTATCGGATCAAGATCTGATAACCAATCATCTGGCTACAATAATAGTAATTATGGTGATAACCAAGATTATGGCAACAATAATTACTCACAAACTGGCTACCAAAATAATAACAACAATAACAACAACTACAATAATCAAAACCAAAAAGGCTTTGATAGTAGCGATGATTTCTTCGATGATGACTTCACAGAAATTGAGGATGATGGTAGGATTCCATTCTAGAAATAATTTGAAAGGAATACCATGGCTCAAAATAGAAGATTTAGACCAAGAAAAAAGGTTGATCCATTTGTAAAAGATCCATCAAAAGTGATTGATTACAAGGATACAGAAACTTTAAAAAGATTTATCTCAGATAGAGGAAAGATCTTACCAAGAAGAGTTACAGGTCTTAATGCAAAACATCAAAGAGAAGTAACACGTGCTATTAAACGTGCTAGACAA
This genomic window contains:
- a CDS encoding hydrolase — encoded protein: MTEKKEKYIPQVHSKLRKSFITVPKEVYQASGIKIFEKRIKSLLFTTDLAIIRNTNADSIMAVYPYTPQSSIANAILSVSNVPCFIGIGGGVTQGLRSKYVAIDAELSGAYGVVVNAPMPNDDIKEISEFVDIPLIATITTAKDDYIGKIQAGAEILNISGGKYTADLVREVRENIGNAFPIIATGGKDGEQILETIQAGANAISYTPPSSAEVFGQMMDKYRNEDIGE
- a CDS encoding P1 family peptidase, encoding MYEGYITDIKGIKIGHAQNLKAGTGLTVLIPPKGNTCSVEVRGSAPGSRETDLLDPINTVESVNALILSGGSAYGLDAASGVMKALEKDGQGLDVGVGIVPIVSQAVLFDLAYKDYKIRPDAKMGIEAYNNASFDENRQGVIGAGTGATVGKILGMDHIMKSGLGSATIKEGELVVSAIVAVNAFGDIYDYDKKVQTAGPIVNGQILKTTDAMSKVMADFSDLANRNTTIGIVATNASFDKTKLKKIAQMTHDGFARAINPVHTGFDGDTVFSLSTNEISADLNMVGVMAADAMSRAIANAIYFSKD
- the rpsR gene encoding 30S ribosomal protein S18; protein product: MAQNRRFRPRKKVDPFVKDPSKVIDYKDTETLKRFISDRGKILPRRVTGLNAKHQREVTRAIKRARQVALLPYEEN
- a CDS encoding ATP-binding cassette domain-containing protein; the encoded protein is MKERASSLLTIDNLSLKISDKSILKNINLDIKKGEIVLLCGKSGSGKSTLASVLSGYYKNMAASIEYDTLSILNNNLESFETYERHPYLVVSFQNARLSLCTQNLREELIFVLENLETDRNFIDKAVINQAEKHGIVNLLDQDFDTLSGGQLQRVAFCAIDLIESNLYVLDEPFANIDDNSTYDLQKIIRGRLDEGSSYLIIDHRLELWNFVDRIVIIDHDGRIVDDNINPKNISQKQKKLLIENGLIFDGKISQKKNLNTGIEFLKTHCLSLSYDTDKGPKSIIEDSSFSLPANKLIALTGDSGAGKSTLFKVLLKQLSYNGSLKIWDKELKSYKKKDLLSRIGLVFQDPTLQFVTTNVLEEFTGQRNYEDVSQKSKDLLKTYRLHSYTEKSPWMLSQGEQRRLAVITMLSLDKDLLLVDEPTYGQDFKNASLIMDDLKNLSKDITIIFTSHDKNLIKAYKDVEYRIIDKKVVRID
- a CDS encoding energy-coupling factor transporter transmembrane component T; this encodes MIDKMNPSYKTISIFLSSLIIGFFNSYKLNFIVIGLGLLFLITSKRVKFRRLIIALIPVILLSLSFFMAGYKFSASGLTASVNDNLDGNFYNGLVLGSRIAAYALLGISYSMTTDSKELVYSFIQQLNLSDNLAFGILSSINMIPKLKDELEMIKLSYDIRGIRYGFLNIRPIFTLLVRSVRFSDNIASSMEAKGFGGKRSNYVIMEVSTSDYIQAIAFPLIILILGILGI
- a CDS encoding ECF transporter S component, whose protein sequence is MNKNKFQTRDYVLMGLLSVIYGLIYLGAVYLGAFTTTALTPSGYGILGYEPYYGIWFMASVTATYIIKKPLVGVVTEVIAALIEVLLGNMFGPMVIVSGIIQGLGVELAFKMGGYKDYSYKTTILAAIFCTIFTFLWTGFRNQYWTLDLSIVLLIFVIRLISSLLFTGFLSKFICDKLYQTGVISERAS
- the rpsF gene encoding 30S ribosomal protein S6 — protein: MNKYEAVIIFKPDMTDQGRTDLLDRFKTIIEENGTVTNVDDWGKRRLAYEINDIRDGYYYIVEFDSLPDHIREFERRLRLSDFVLRYMVIRKED
- a CDS encoding YkoF family thiamine/hydroxymethylpyrimidine-binding protein, with amino-acid sequence MSKIDYVDYSNTSCGIPGSKLGISGARFSLSPMSDDFIEIILDSLDKTDTSNIWSQTDNTSTVYRGNTKALFDALKAFYINAYKKDVHMSMTLTLSKGCPGDTDADYLLEAEDRKINEEFIKDKHFDLTGKFALYIFGDNNYMSEIETVVNKGIDMGVIAGTGHYVTFLKADVHDIFNYLEEIYTYLENRVSHFVIESQLLCNLPEEN
- a CDS encoding single-stranded DNA-binding protein codes for the protein MNRVILIGRLTRDPELRYTQNNQAVATFTLAVDRRLSREKRQEAESQNRPTADFIRITVWGQQGENASRYLRKGSQCAVEGSINTGSYQDKDTGKTIYTTDIWANNVEFIGSRSDNQSSGYNNSNYGDNQDYGNNNYSQTGYQNNNNNNNNYNNQNQKGFDSSDDFFDDDFTEIEDDGRIPF
- a CDS encoding nucleotide sugar dehydrogenase, with the translated sequence MKILVFGLGYVGLANAILLSQSNQVIGIEVNEERINLINNKKSPLRDEYIESYLAEKDLDFTAKKEYENDLKDADLAILALPTNYDEETKFFDTSYVDEAIGNIKRINNDLPILIKSTIPVGYTAGQSKKYASDSIIFSPEFLREGKALYDSLNPSRIIVGDKTELGQKIANLYKDQALNNPEILFMDSTEAEAVKLFSNTYLAMRVSYFNELDTFAEIKGLSTKDIIEGVSTDPRIGNYYNNPSFGYGGYCLPKDTKQLYANFENVPNSMFGAVIESNQIRKDYISDRILRDKPKTVGIYRLTMKKDSDNFRKSAIFDVIENIKDKSEVVIYEPNLDIDCFEGLKVENDLEEFKKLDIIVANRLADELLDIKEKVYTRDIFNKD